A part of Pristiophorus japonicus isolate sPriJap1 chromosome 15, sPriJap1.hap1, whole genome shotgun sequence genomic DNA contains:
- the LOC139225824 gene encoding histone H2A type 1-like, which yields MSGRGESGGGKAQAKAKSRSSQAGLQFPVDRVHRLLRKGNMPSGAPVYLAAVLEYLTAEILELDSNSARDKQTRIIPRHLQLAIRNDQELNKLLGKVTIAQCRVLPNIQAVLLPKKTTSTSKSK from the coding sequence atgtctggaagaggagaaAGCGGCGGCGGCAAAGCtcaggccaaggccaagtctcgctcctcccaggctggactgcagttccctgtggaccgtgttcacaggctcctgcggaagggaaATATGCCGAGCGGAGCCCCGGTCTacttggctgctgtgctcgagtatctgaccgctgaaatcctggagctggacaGCAACTCGGCTCGCGACAAGCAGACCcgtatcatccccagacacctgcagctggccatccgcaacgaccaggagctcaacaagctgctgggaaaggtgaccatcgctcagtgcagggtgctgcctaatatccaggctgtgctgctgcccaagaaaaccaccagtacGTCCAAAAGCAAGTAA